Genomic segment of Pagrus major chromosome 19, Pma_NU_1.0:
ACTATTAtatgtaatttaatgtatatCCTATCTGGAAAAAAGTGTTTGCACACTGGAATGGCTTCTGAGGGACTAAATctatggaaaaaacaacacacaagcTGCAATTTTCTGAAATAAGAGAGTAATGCAATATTCTGTGTTGACTAATCACGTCCAAATGccagtgtgtctgtttttcctcttataCAGAGCATCAAACTGAAGAGCTTGTGAAGGTGATCTCTGAAAACAGCAGGCAGCTGAGTCACCAGGTCCATAACTCAACAGTTCTGTACATGAAACCAGAGCAGGAAGGATGGAgcgagagcgagggagggagcgaGAGCGAGGCTGAAACCTGagaaaacctttaaaatgtgcaatGAGTTCGACCGAGAACACATTTGCAGTTATACAAGGATGAATGCCTCctcgaaaaaaaaaagggaaaacacatGTTGACTTTAAAGTTTGCAGCATTCTCGAGCGCCGCCGAGCTCGTAGTTTTACTGACTTTGGACACGCATCCGCGCTACACATAAACTAAACGAgcaaatgttttgcttttcctAATGTAATACAGAGAGAAAAGCAACCACGGCGAATGTCCGTGGGAGAGACAAATCATAgccaaaaaaaagaagcagtgCAGTCACTAAATCTTCAGGAATAGGCCTCCAAAAGTGTCAACGTGTGAATAATGATACCACTGTCATGTCCGTACACGCTAAAgctgaagctacagctagcagcctgttagcttacaGGAACAGGTAGCCGGTTCTGACAAAGGAACAAAACCCCTCTAAAGTTAAATAATACAGTTTATAGCATAAAACCAACATTTTAGGGGATTTATGGGGGATTATAGGCCGGAATATTTCTCGGTCACTGCGCCCAGCTAGGCTAgctttttcctcccttttcctATCTTCATGTTAAGCTTGCTAAGCTACctggctgctagctgtagcttcatagtTAACATACAGAAATTGCAGTGGCATTGTGGCATAGAAAATCCAATAACCTACATTGAATAGCTGAGAAAAGTTGAGAATATCAAAACCACTGTTATGTCTGTAGTCCtctgctaaatatgaagctacagctagaAGACTAATAGCTTCATTTAGCTTAAATACTAGAGGCGGGTGGAAACAGCTAGTTGGGTTTGTCAAAGGTGCTGAAAAACTCAGTATGACAGTGAATGGACAGGGACacattaaataatgttttaatccCGCTTGacttgtgccatgaattacacatcggctgtttgtcaatttaaaagatactTTTTCACGTCAATAAATCGCAGTTTGTTGTAACTACATCGTctccaacatggccgccaatTCGGCACAGAAAAGATGctaaaaaagctgaaaatcgcaataaatctgctcatgtTGACAACTGCAGTTGTGTGAAAGGATAGTAGGTCAGTgttgtgagctgctaatatacaggagcagctctataatgtttaagttacaggttttTAGTGAGCGTTTTAGTgaactgttggctgtgtagtctttataattaaGTATTTCCACAGTCTTACATTTCATTAGTTTGCTTTactgacttggaaaattatcttttaaatcgACAAACAGCGTGTGTGTACATCATGGCACAACCGAAACAGGatcaaaataatagaaataaggCCTCACTGTTGGTCCACCAGACCAGtttccagtatttatgctaagctaggctaactggccaatggctgcagcttcacatttaatATGATGCACTCTCTCTCAGCAGGAAAGCAAAAAAATGCCAAACTCCCCCTTTAATGCAGAGTTTAGTGGCTGactataaacagtcagcagcaggTTTTGCTTCCAGGAGTGAAAATATTGCTGCTGGAATATAAAAATGAGATTTTTTCCTTCAGATCAGCAGAAGTAGATCTGGCCCCCAGattcctctcctgctgctgtgtgtaccCACAGCCTGCCAGCAGATTAacacactgaaactgaaacttttcCTGCCACATCCAAGACACACTTGCGAGACTTGGTGCTCGCGAACACATGAAGCACCCATTACAGGACcgtggaggggggaggagaggaagggggtGACGGCGGATGAATTAAAGGCATGCGTACAGAAGAGGTAAAGAGGTAAAGATCCGCAGGCTttcaccacctccacccccccacacacacacacacctccagtaTTACTCCTCAAGTGTCTGCTTCCCACACGAGTCAAGGTTAACAAGCCGCGCTCGGTGTCTGCGTCGGCCGCAAAACGGGGAGGggtgggaggtggaggtggaggggtggaggtgCTGCAACTATACTGTGTGATGATGCAGACGGAGCTACACAGCCGTAcaccccccccctcccctccccagcTTCATCTATTACCCCAACCACATCCCCTACATCCCCCCCTTTGCTCCTGGAGAAATTGTGCACCATGCGACTGTGAACGCCTCGTGAATGAGCCTAAATACACCATGAGGTGGGAATTTAATCCTggcagctatttttttttttctctctctctctctctctctcatttttttttttttttttttttttttttttagaggcaCAATAAATTACAGCCAGgcgaggagaaaaaaaaaaaaaaaaaaaaaactccggTGCGCACTAATCCGGCGCCTGCAggataaagaaaatatatagtTGCAATGGTGGATGCGGATACTGAGCGCAGCCAGTCACACAACAAATGTGCTAAATGTATCACAAGGTAGCAGAGGCATCCATACCTTTCTCTCCATCACTATGCGCTTTCTCTTTTTTAGGGCTTACTCAACAACAGCAACTGTAGGATGTGTCTCCGGTGGTGGAGGTGTCCGGTCCGGCGCGGCGCggagcggagcggagagagacaagagagcTTCCCCCCTGCGCTCCTCAACTTCCTCACGGCTTCTCAGACAGCAGCGTCTCCCTCCAACCACCTCCCCATTACCAGGACAGCTAGGCGACTTATTAGCACTGGCCTGTGAGACGCCGAGCCGGGGATGGAGCCAGAGCCCAGGATTGGTGAAGCCTCGCTCGGGTAAAGGGGAGCAGGAGCGCAGGCGCGGTCTCTGCTGGAGAGTCGATATAATGAAAAATTACCCAGTGGCAGGGAGTGTCATCAAATTATCCTCATGAgcggggttttttttttttttttaagggaggaTTTAACAAAAGGAGTGTGAGGTGATGGCTACAGGTTAGcagaaatgataataaatggAGGAACAAAGACTCACTTTTTTAAGAAGCCTGAGTAAAAACCTGTTTACTACAGcgacacagcagcagcagcagcgtcagcTCCCTAACCACGCACATCTGTAGCTGGATGTGTAAGTTGTgctaataaacattttaattcataaTTTACTGGACCATTAAAGGTGCACCGTGTAGTTTTTTGGGGAAGATGTTTTactcagattgttttttttttatgcctaaacaaactaaataaacaaactctttgttctcatgactgaataaacaaactgatcttaaaggacaacacagtttctgtgtatatgtggcggaccctgccacctttctagcctcgAACAAGTGTTCtgggagcttattttcctctgagaacagcttgtttcttcagttatgggaaaaatagatatttctgagtttgcattattacctcgttaatactgtaaatattaacattctgagttttaatttcttctacaaaaccacatagtgcccctttaacaaggacaattgttttttttcccagatgGTGAAAAGTCTCAGTGGAAAAGGGGCTGCAAAGGATCTAACCCCAAAATATCTATTAACCaatgtttataataatataaccaTTGTGTACAAAGACAGTTTGtatactgtttgtttgtttgccagTGCGGAAAATCAAATTTTGCCAGACAAAATGGAAACCCACAGCGAAACAAGCTCAATTAATATAAGcaaacttaaaggataagttcacccacaaatgataattcagtcattatcgacttgtgatctcggggcttctgaaCACTTGATttacgctggacgagctgtatgaatccattttattcagtgtttttaaaggctGTTCTGCAAAATATGTGGATTTGatatgaacaaaacatttttctttcctttcacaGCATAAACAACTGTCTTTCAACCACAGCGGAGTGAAGGACTATTTCTTTATGATACATAGTTTAAGGGATGTAAAGACACTTATCAGTATCCACTCCATGGCGTACTTATGAACACATCCACTTCAAACGCATACTTGTCTTGAATGAGGCAACGAAGACACATAAAGGAAACTGGATGGCTTTATATTACGTCTCTTGGGATcggaagaaaaaacacacactcaatgaaaacagcagagccagaaatgtctgtgtgtagtgGACCGCTGCCAATGGTTTATTAAAATGGATATGTAAGGAGTGCTCTCAATGTATGTGAATAcaaactgcaaacaggaagtgtcgAGTCAGCGCAGGACAGTCGGTAATGAAGGTACATTTGAATCTAAGCTCTGAAACGGTCCAGTGTTATCCTCCATGTTTTAAGTGTCCCTGAACATAGACAAGTTCTGAAACTGGCCTCAAAACTCCTGTACCAAGGCAGAGCTTTCACAACATCTGGGTCAACGCCGTGTTTCAAACAAAGCTTTCTTTGCGCAGTGCAGCCCACTCCTACCCACCCGCCAACTCAATCAGCAGAGGTTTACTACTGAACCCTTTGGCTCAACACCAGCAGATAGAACAAAAGATATCCCACGGCTAAAAAACAAGACTTTTCTGGCACGGTGAGAGCTCAATCTGAAAGAAGCATCTACTGTTGAGATAGGAGCTTTTCTAAGGAAGAGCATTTTTTATTACGTTGGGTTCAAATGAGGCAGTGAAAACAATCgggagttgttttttttaaatgattctgCTCGggtttaatattttaatttaaggAGAACACTCGACACTCATTCAAATCCTCCTCCTGAATATACCAAGCGTGGGTGTTCCCAGGAGGCAGTCACGTCTTTGAGACATTTccaaacatacattttatttgaatggGAGCCAGAGGAATTCTTATTGATTCGATGAACATAAACGAGAAAGGTTATCAGGCGTCTTTGGCAGATGTAGACTGGTGTTCATGAGTAGATCCTGAGgggtttgtctttttttagtcCTGGACATCAAAGTAGTCGATCACGGGCTCTTCTTTGACCATCTTGGACCAGGTGCTTCCACTGGCAGCCCTGAGGAGAGAATCAAGAAGAAAATGAGGCTTGATAATTTAATGTGATGTTTAACCACAGAAGAAGACTCACTTGCTGCTGTGCTGTTTGATGTGAGCGATGGGAGGAGGGGCCCTCGCAGACGTCTCTCGCTCTATCAGCGATGTCAGGGTTGAGTTGGGACAGGCCGACTTCCCCCTGCGAGTGAGAGCACATCGTCAAATCCAGAATCAACAATtagatttgttttgaaagcacCCAGGCGGTGCgtgtattcatgtattttactgtttgaaTTACTTCTGGGCTGTGATGACCACGTTGCGTTTGGGCTCGCTGTCGTAGCTCACGCTCTCCACGCAGTAGACCTCGGCCAGGTCGTGGATGATCTTCCGGTGTTCTCTGTTCATGGGTGGGAAACAGTGGCTCCTCTTTGGCTGTTTTCCCTGCAGACATCAGCAAAGCATGTCCATTAGGGATGTATACTGAGAAAATCGTTATTGATGAGCTGGTGAGCCAGAAGTTAAAGAAGCTAATTGATaaatcgtttagtctataaacatgtgaaaaatgtcctCTCGCAATTTCTccgagcccaaagtgacgtcttatAATTGCGTGTATTGTCCAATCAACAGCCCAAAACTCAAAGATTAGAACTGGGATCTCTTGGGATCAACAAACCGATCAATTGActgattgttgcagctctacactCAACTACATCTGAACTTTATTCTCTAATAAACTCGTAACCTACCAGGACCACTGAAATCACTGGATGCAACACACATCTGAGGGGTCTCAGGATATTTaagaggacagaaaaataaaaatccgCGACAATATTTAAACTTGTGTTGAGCATTTCtcagttttcttgtttgtttttgtaccCATACACAGGTGCAAATGCTGAAAACAAGccttttaaattacattttagaCTATAGAATAATGGCACGCTATcatgtttgactttttataGTTATGTGCTGCTCATGGAGAAGTTGGGAAGACAGAAACTGACATAAAACTGGTCAATCTTCTTTGCCAGAAGCTAGTTACAAAGTATTTCAGCAAAAATTCTATTtagtaaaacatttaataaccTTGGCTTTAGGAAAGTAGACATCCAAAAAAGAAgagcagaaaatgaaatcagTCACGGCAGCACATTCAAGGGAGGAATttatgataaaacattttataattagACTCTGAGGCAGAGAAGCTTTGCCGACATGATTTGCTGCTCCAAAAAGAGATTCTGGTGATAAACAATCCTTTACATCTAGCAAAGAAACAGAGGCAACAGTGACCTTGCCTCGCTCCTGATAGCTTCAATGCatcgaacaaaaaaaaaaaaaaggaaagaaaaagaaaaacagaaaatgaaggcTGTTTTTCAAATTGTGCCATGAGGTACCTACTCATTTAGTCTGGCTTAGAAACAGTAACTAAAGAGGCTTCACCGACATGTCAGACATCTACAAGCGAGCACAGCTGGTTCCTCCTCGCAGGTCCACTGGAGGATTGACCGAGCTCAAAAATAGCTGAATATACAACAACTGGGTCAGTAAATAATTAGACATTAAATTCATACATCAATGTCACAGCTAGAGGTGGGCTGCCTGATCAGGAAGACATTGCTCTGTTTGCTAAATTGACAGAAGCTGTAATTAGCCAATGCAAGTTTTTAATAATAGAGGCAAACAGAGAAATGGTTTAAATACTGAGGGACGTTAGTacatcaaacatttacattaatcCGAATACAGAAGTCATGATTGTAACAGCTGCGTTTCAAGCAGCAAGAGGCAATTTATTGATAAAACAGACGTACTAGTTTTATTTCATCAATCATCTGTATTAAGATGAAACAGATAAGATTAAACTTTATTGATTTCACAGGGAGCAATGGGTCTTTAATGCATGGGTGTAATGTATGTGATATTTGACTGCTCAATAACATTCAGCTACTTATTGTTTTCATGCTGTCTGCTTTTTGCTGTttgcttttaatattttattctatGAGCATTTCTATGCCttctttaattgttttcaaaAGCACTTTGGGATCATTTAGCCTAACTGGCAACTGAAATTTCCTTCATGTAAATGCGAAAATTAGTGAGATGCttctgtatttaaatgtaaagtttatCAGTTATTCCTCAGAGCAGTGGGCTCCCGACATAGCCACCAGAGGGAGCACCACACCACAATCAGTCAGCTCAATCGATTCATTATGACTTCCTTACCTTATTAGCAAGCTCGACAAGATTCTTGAtctcttcttccacctctgtcaCAAATTTCAGGTCCTTTCTGAAAGAGAGACAAGGAATACAGAAGTTCATGGGTAGTTTTTAGTGTGTTGAACAAGCTGCGCAGACAGTATTAACCAAACTGTGCACAGGACAGACCTGGCATCCTCTTTGAGGCTGTCACTGTAAACAGAGGTGGAGCGGATGTTGAAGGGGTCAGCAGATGTGTCAATCTGCAACGCGTCCGCCAAACGCCTGTTTCTCTCCAGAGTAGCACACTCTTGGTCACATTCAAGCctgaaaaaacaagataaagtaTATGGGCAGTTCTTATGTCACCTCTATTGTTGGAGCTTGCAGTGCTGAAATGATTGTTATGAAACGGATATTTCTGGTCCTGATGTAATCCATTAAATGCATCCTTctgattgatttatttaaatattaatgcgCAAGCTAAAAGTCATCATTCACGGTGAACAGGAAATCCATTTCTATGCGGAAGaacatttaaataatgtttcattattgatttaagGTACCCGCATCGTGCCAGGTCTCTCAAATCATTTTGTGTGAGTTTATTTCAACAGAAAAATCATTCGTTTCCTCCTTTACCTAGTCTGCTTCGCCTCCTTCTTAGTGAGCAGCGGGCCGATGTCCATGGAGTCGCCGAGCTGCATGTCAGACAGTTTGCTGGCCATGGCGATGGCTGCGTACCTGCAGAACAGAGATTGAAGGACGTTTCAACCACTACGTATTCAAAAAttcaaacagctgaaaacagacagagtCAAACCGACCTCTGATATGAGCTGGTTGCCTCCGTGCAGACCACCGTTTCCTTTCTTCGACCACAATCACACTGTACAGAAACCTGTGGAAAGTATGAAAAATTAGACTCGGCAGACaccgtttttcttttttgacagtttgatgCTGCTCATGTGATCAATCCCAGCAGCGGTGAAAGGCCTCATTGTTTaagctcttgagtttggaggaCTGCCACTGAAATGTTATTATTTCATCAAAGTTAGCTATTTTATGACACTATTACAGCAGATTTCATGAAATGCTGGGAGCCAATGTGCAGCAGGAATACACAGCTGGACTGTTAAACATAACCTTCAATAATGAGGCGATGTGACACATTTATTgactaaaaacattttacatcagagtaatatattattaaattaagGAGAAATACTTGGTTGGATGGTGAATGAACTCCTCATGAATACACGCCTGGATGTAACAGTCTGCACAAACTCTGTAATCCGTATTTGAGCTTCTGGAGGTCCAGCTGCTCTCAGTGTGTCGTACCTTTGCAGTGCAGGTGGTGCGTGGGCAGCTGCTGCCTGGATGACAGGGAGCGGAGCACGGGTGGCCGCAGTCTGGACGAGGCAGCACGCAGGGCTGCTGGCAGCTGGCGTCTGCCAAACACTCGCCCCGGTGGCAGATCCGTCTGCAGCGGTGGTTTTCACATGGCAGTGTTTTGTTACATGTCAGGCCACAGGAAATGTCTTGCAGGTGACACGGGATGTTGCTGCGTTGCTGTGGGACAGAAGAAAAGAGCGTCACTtttatcacaggaaaaaaaaacagaagttatGCAAATGCCAGCTCGGGGGAGTTACCTCGTGCTTTCCCATGCACCATTTCTGAGTGAGGTAGGTGCAGGGTGGACACTTCTCTTCACTGTGGCAGTTGTGAAACACTAAAGAGAGATAAACATTCCCATTGACAGcttttaaaggttaaatatagAAATAGGCCATGCAGTAacagaagctttttttttgcctgtacTCTGGTGAAACATTTAGTGAATGTCGTATTTTTCACCTTTAACCGCGGTGTGAACATTTGCGGTTTTATCTCACCTGGGTGGTCACACTCGTGTCTTCTTGTACACATGTTTTTGCACTCTGGTGGCTTCGTGCCGCAGGCAATGGGCGGGTACAAGACGGTGAGTCCACAGTGACATGTCAGCTCGTCGAAACCTGAAGACAGAGGGAATCAAGAAGCCACAAAGTCAGGGCTGACCTGAATGTTTCAACACGTCTACCGTTTCCATGGTAATGGATGTCTAAATCTGTATTTTAATgattctgggttttttttgaagaggagaaaaagaagcaaaagacTGATTGGGAGCCACATGGCATTCCTCTCTGGTGTCAATAGACTAAAAAAACTTGCACTGAAGCTTTGAAGCCCTAAAAATGGCATTCAGAACAGCCCTACACAACAGATATGAGCCGACATGAAAACCGaaacattttagtgtttttaaatggCAGAATAACTACTGTATGTGGAACTTCTGAGACATGGCTCATAAGTAAAGCCCTGTTGGACTGATAAAAATGTCTGCAGGACTCACTGGACTGCCAGCAGGGCTCACAGTTTCCACGGTGACAAGTCTCCTGGCAGCGGTGGAGGCCACAGTTGAGCTTGTAGCCGCAGATCAGGAGGCACTTGTGCTCCACGATctggacggacagacagaaaCCAGTGACACCAACTCCTCTAGTCTACATCTGTCCCTCTGACCAAATGTATACTATTTTGACAGACAGATTGCTCAAAGTACATACACATTATCTGGCTAGTAAATAGCTTTATTAGTGCAACATTCCTGCATTTGggactttttaaacttttataaaATTATGCTTAAAATGCTAAATGCCATTTGACTGTGCATTTTGACTGTCCCCAGTTTTATTCAAGTGCTTGAAGTATTCAAGTGCTAGTACAAGTACTAAGTAGTGTTCGGAGGGTATAAACACtgacataatgactgaatactCACCACACAACACAGCTCGCCACACTTGTGTCTGCCGCAGGAGCGTTTCTTGTTGCAGCGCTTCTCACAAGTGAACACGAGCTCCTCTGGAACAGAAAGTGAGGtgttaaatacagaaaaagcaGGTAGGCAAGGCTcttacatttgtttaatttcatttaaaaatcgTACCCTCTTTTTGGATCGTAGCACATGGGacctcctgaaaaacaaaaggtctGTTTTAACTCTTTGGTATGATGAATAAAGCCTAACAAATGAGAGCAGCACTATCATATCAGACAAACATCTGCTGGTGCTTAAGCCTGCTCCACCTTTGTCTTGCAGCCACATCTGCATCTGACAGTGGAGGTCAGGGAGCAGGGCCCGCAGCTGCCCTCATGGCACAGCTTCTCACACAGATGGATGGTGTCTGAAATAACACaagttcattcattcagtccTGACGAACTGGAAGAAGCTCAACATAATGTACATCCTGTCTgaacacaaaatatgaacagTTTCATTGTCTCAGAATTCTGGTCTGAGTCGGAGCATGTTGACAATACGGTAGTTCTCTTTTGGAAGACACACTTTGTCTCTCTTCCTTACCGCTGGATCCACAGGCCAGAGGTTTGTTGCATGTCTTCCCACAGGAGGGGATGGGATCGGAGCAGCTCCGTCTTTCATCATAGCCGAGTTCCAGGAGTTTGGTCAGCGGCGTCTGACTGCAGGGACACGTCTTCACCAGGCTCGGGGAGCGAGGGCACTGCTGGCACCGGCCGCGGTGGCACACCTGCTGGCACCGGTGAGCTTCACAGTTTAACATCCTGATAGACGAGAGTTAGCGTCAGGCTGTGGTGGGAACTGTCAGACTGAAATAAGAGCTTTATTGTGAGTAGATCATGGACGGACTTACAGTCCACATGTTTTTTCGCAGGAGAAGTGTCCCGAACCATCAAATCCTTCCTTATCTGTGCCGCACAGGACTTCACGAGTGGTAACGCCACAGTAGCACactgaggaaaataaaaataggcAAAGTTATAATCAGCTAAAGACACATTTCTATCTGTTAGAACATTGTACAGAGCCATGCTGAGACTCACCCTGCTGAACATGCAGCTGGCAGGGTTGACAAGCCCCACTGTGGCACACCTGGGCGCAGGTGTGGTCAGCACAGTTGAGTATGGCACCACACACCttatcacactgcagcactgttcCCTGACCACAGCGCATCGGTTGACTGCAAATATATGGTTCAATCATTACTATGGTGTTATAACCtcagacagaggatgaaaactaatcaattaatcattgttTCCTCGATAAATACAGAGTGTACAGAGATAGACAGAAGCAAATATGATTCAAATGCAGAGTACCTGGTCTTCCCACAGATACAGGATTTTGTTACAAAGGCAGGACATTGAGGACAAGGTCCAGGGTGACACAAGCTGAAGGGAGACAGAAAATACTGTTTAACAGGGTTCTAAAATATTGGATTCATGACATAGATATGTGAGAGATATgtgaaaaatcaaaaatcaaaaaggtccccaacagatttattttatttgtcatttaattggTGGACTTCAAATCTCCCCTACGATACAatcacagattttttaaatgtctcactCCTCGTCACTCATTGATAATAATCAGCAACTACCTTCACAGCGTTACATCCCGACCCAACACACTGTTCCcctcaaaataacaaaagaaagacATACAACACAATTCTGTTCCACTGTGACTGTTTAAGGCTCACATGTTACAGGGGTGGTTGCAGTCCACTCCGCTCCTTTTCTTCC
This window contains:
- the nfx1 gene encoding transcriptional repressor NF-X1, with amino-acid sequence MAEGNADPPDLNPDGASHQKPYQHKPRRGRPRHNNDRNLSSNSYDPSEQYGHFHQGFKPPFSHDNSNYALRQHPPYQEEDGARRRGRGRGRREGNRSVNGDFGGSSSWRQRPGGDNRGAGAYHSGAPLMDGPDGPNWRREDSGRNLEQSSEDQDARPKKPRRFSQEQRRGHQNERGNHSKENNPTAGGQRANDTKVETQPSDVSDRTQRSRTAPDFQHDDHQRKRTEAKRRTGPIKPPKPPTQDETGSERRASVQDDSGHYRSSQDLAASKAGRGSGRNAPLQTRGGRRTHHQNHRPGQRNWDKIPESKETQTGCLIEQLSEEKYECMVCCDVIRLMAPVWSCQSCYHVFHLNCIKKWARSPASQADDSAEGWRCPACQNVALKEPTSYTCFCGKVTNPEWQRSEIPHSCGNMCGKKRSGVDCNHPCNILCHPGPCPQCPAFVTKSCICGKTSQPMRCGQGTVLQCDKVCGAILNCADHTCAQVCHSGACQPCQLHVQQVCYCGVTTREVLCGTDKEGFDGSGHFSCEKTCGLMLNCEAHRCQQVCHRGRCQQCPRSPSLVKTCPCSQTPLTKLLELGYDERRSCSDPIPSCGKTCNKPLACGSSDTIHLCEKLCHEGSCGPCSLTSTVRCRCGCKTKEVPCATIQKEEELVFTCEKRCNKKRSCGRHKCGELCCVIVEHKCLLICGYKLNCGLHRCQETCHRGNCEPCWQSSFDELTCHCGLTVLYPPIACGTKPPECKNMCTRRHECDHPVFHNCHSEEKCPPCTYLTQKWCMGKHEQRSNIPCHLQDISCGLTCNKTLPCENHRCRRICHRGECLADASCQQPCVLPRPDCGHPCSAPCHPGSSCPRTTCTAKVSVQCDCGRRKETVVCTEATSSYQRYAAIAMASKLSDMQLGDSMDIGPLLTKKEAKQTRLECDQECATLERNRRLADALQIDTSADPFNIRSTSVYSDSLKEDARKDLKFVTEVEEEIKNLVELANKGKQPKRSHCFPPMNREHRKIIHDLAEVYCVESVSYDSEPKRNVVITAQKGKSACPNSTLTSLIERETSARAPPPIAHIKQHSSKAASGSTWSKMVKEEPVIDYFDVQD